One genomic segment of Leptotrichia sp. oral taxon 215 str. W9775 includes these proteins:
- a CDS encoding V-type ATP synthase subunit F: MHKIGVVGDKDSILAFKALGVDVYPVVSKEEARKTIDTLANENYGIIFVTEQVAALVEETVERYNRELLPAIILIPNNQGSSGIGIQKINDYVEKAIGSNIF, encoded by the coding sequence ATGCATAAGATAGGAGTAGTCGGAGATAAGGATTCAATTTTAGCTTTTAAGGCATTGGGAGTGGATGTCTATCCTGTTGTAAGTAAAGAAGAAGCAAGAAAAACTATAGATACCCTGGCAAATGAAAATTATGGAATCATATTTGTAACTGAACAAGTTGCCGCCCTTGTGGAGGAAACAGTGGAAAGATATAACAGGGAGCTTTTACCTGCTATTATTCTAATACCGAATAACCAGGGAAGTTCAGGAATAGGAATTCAGAAAATAAATGATTACGTAGAAAAAGCCATAGGTTCAAATATATTTTAA
- a CDS encoding V-type ATP synthase subunit C codes for MNRMDYGRSVVTVRVLEKRLLTKNRLERMIEAGSPDDVLKQLGETEYSHNMADIKDSRSYEKILRRETERVFSLVREMSNDSEIVDILSIKYDYHNLKVLLKSKLSGKDFTDLLMDAGTVKASKLKQKFEIQNYEDLPEEFIEAIDEVEKDFAENNDPQKIDLIVDKYYYKHLSKIASKIDVEIMRDYVSGLIDFQNIITLLRVKKQNRDLKFLEGVIHEGGNIPKDKIVVSLNDTPEMIANKFRKEKIGTYLTAGIEAFENTGRLSELEKISDNYLMALNRESKYVVFGPEPLFTYLVAKEREINAIRMIMVGKINSLDSDRIKERLRDTYA; via the coding sequence ATGAATAGAATGGATTACGGGCGAAGCGTCGTAACTGTCAGAGTGCTGGAAAAGAGACTTCTGACTAAAAACAGGCTTGAAAGAATGATTGAAGCCGGGTCTCCCGACGATGTACTGAAACAGCTGGGAGAAACGGAATACTCTCACAATATGGCTGATATAAAAGATAGCAGAAGTTATGAAAAAATATTGAGAAGAGAAACTGAAAGAGTGTTCTCCCTCGTTAGGGAAATGAGCAACGACAGTGAAATCGTAGATATTCTTTCAATTAAATATGATTATCATAATTTAAAAGTATTATTGAAAAGTAAGCTTTCAGGAAAGGATTTTACAGATCTACTAATGGATGCCGGTACTGTAAAGGCTTCTAAACTGAAACAGAAATTTGAAATACAGAATTATGAAGATCTGCCTGAAGAATTTATTGAGGCAATTGATGAAGTGGAAAAGGATTTTGCTGAAAATAATGATCCTCAGAAAATTGATCTGATAGTGGATAAATATTATTATAAACATCTATCAAAAATTGCGTCTAAAATAGATGTGGAAATAATGAGGGATTATGTTTCAGGACTTATTGACTTTCAAAATATAATCACTTTATTAAGAGTTAAAAAGCAGAATAGGGATTTGAAATTCCTTGAAGGTGTAATACATGAAGGAGGAAACATACCAAAGGATAAAATAGTAGTTTCTTTGAATGATACTCCTGAAATGATAGCCAATAAATTCAGAAAAGAAAAGATAGGAACATATCTGACAGCAGGAATAGAAGCATTTGAAAATACAGGAAGACTGTCTGAGCTTGAAAAGATTTCAGATAACTACCTGATGGCGCTAAACAGGGAATCTAAATATGTTGTGTTTGGACCAGAACCTTTATTTACTTATCTTGTGGCAAAAGAAAGAGAAATAAATGCCATAAGAATGATAATGGTTGGGAAAATCAACAGCCTAGACTCTGACAGAATTAAAGAAAGGTTGCGTGATACTTATGCATAA
- a CDS encoding V-type ATP synthase subunit E encodes MSSLDNLTAKILNDAKEKAAEIVKNAEAQAEEKFNSSLKKIDSRKEDILEAAAKERELISERIKASAGLKARNEKLKAKQTVIERVIGRLKDRLVNLNEEEYMNYLKKNIDTASFNENKKLIVKKEYIGRVKNEFPGIHVAEDESVSSGFIIEENGIQENYTFEVKLDFMRDELEVEISKLLFS; translated from the coding sequence ATGTCTAGTTTGGATAACTTAACAGCAAAAATATTAAATGATGCTAAGGAAAAAGCTGCAGAGATTGTAAAAAATGCAGAAGCTCAGGCTGAAGAAAAATTTAATTCAAGCCTGAAAAAGATTGATTCCAGAAAGGAAGATATACTTGAAGCTGCAGCGAAGGAAAGAGAATTAATATCAGAGAGAATAAAAGCAAGTGCCGGACTTAAAGCAAGAAATGAAAAATTGAAGGCTAAACAGACGGTAATTGAAAGAGTTATAGGAAGATTAAAGGACAGGCTTGTTAATTTAAATGAAGAAGAATATATGAACTATTTGAAAAAAAATATAGATACAGCTTCATTTAATGAAAATAAAAAGCTGATTGTAAAAAAAGAATATATTGGTAGAGTCAAGAATGAATTTCCTGGAATACATGTAGCAGAAGATGAGTCTGTTTCTTCAGGGTTTATTATTGAAGAAAATGGAATACAGGAAAATTATACTTTTGAAGTAAAACTTGACTTTATGAGAGATGAATTGGAAGTTGAGATTTCAAAACTTCTCTTTTCATAA
- a CDS encoding V-type ATP synthase subunit K yields the protein MNLSTLFGEQSGLIFAALGAAVAVFLSGIGSAKGVGMVGEVAAGLMAEEPEKFGKSLVLQLLPGTQGLYGFVIGLMVLGRLNPQMSIAEGIYIFIACLPIAIAGYGSAIFQGRVAASGISLLAKNEEQSTKGIVYAVMVETYALLAFVVSIMLLSGVSFK from the coding sequence ATGAACTTATCAACATTATTTGGAGAACAAAGTGGACTTATTTTTGCAGCTTTAGGAGCAGCAGTGGCAGTATTTTTATCAGGTATAGGATCAGCAAAAGGAGTTGGAATGGTCGGAGAAGTTGCAGCAGGTCTTATGGCTGAAGAACCTGAAAAATTTGGTAAATCATTAGTATTACAATTATTGCCAGGAACACAAGGGTTATATGGATTCGTTATTGGACTTATGGTATTAGGTAGATTAAATCCGCAAATGAGTATTGCAGAAGGAATTTACATATTTATAGCTTGTCTTCCAATAGCAATAGCAGGATATGGATCAGCAATATTCCAAGGAAGAGTTGCAGCTTCAGGTATCAGCTTACTGGCTAAAAATGAAGAACAGTCTACAAAAGGTATAGTTTATGCGGTAATGGTTGAAACTTACGCATTGTTAGCATTTGTTGTATCAATTATGCTTTTATCAGGAGTATCTTTCAAATAG